The genomic DNA CAAATGACCTGAATTTTCTTGTTATGAGGAATATATTTAATGGCATTCATAATTAAATTTTTTAAAATTTGCTCCACTTTTTGCGCATCTGCGAAAAAAGAATCTACCCCACTTTTTATAATAATGACCTGTGATTTTTCTTTCGCAAAGAGTGATAAGTCAGAGACTACCAAATCAGTTATCTGAAGTGGCACAATTCTTTCCAGCTGTAATTCACCATGGGATTCAAGTGAAGACAAAGTCAACAAGTCATTAACCAATTCAATCAACCGAGTCACATTTCTAGAAATGATATCAAGAAAAGTACTGGCCTGTTGCAACTGACCATTCTTTAAATCTTCCTTCAACGTATCTACATAGCCTTTAACCGAGGTTAATGGAGATCTTAATTCATGGGAAGCATTGGCAACAAAATCGATTCGCACTTGTTCGAGCTTTTTCAGATCCGTAATATCATGGAACACACCAATAACGCCATAAATTTCATTTGATTTGGTTTTTCTTAATGGAGTAAGAGATACTAAAAAATTTCTATGATAATGATCTAATACGGTTTCCATTTTCATTGTAGATTTTTGAGTTTGTCCAGTTAAGAAAACTTTTTTAAATGAATCATAAACATCGGGAGTTCTAAAAATATCAGTTAATTTTAATTGTCCCATTGCCATTTTTTCAGAATTTAAAAACAAAGTAGCGAATCTGGAGTTAAAGAAAATAACTTTTTCTTCAAGGCTTACATTAATAAG from Deltaproteobacteria bacterium includes the following:
- a CDS encoding PAS domain-containing protein, producing MNLKRYPWRIYSQYFLVQCISFNLLFWIWLIFFPNHFSSALYFSLGSLFISIYSSYVFTFPIYKLYLKTLRVSDRKNNPDLDFISEDLTEEQMGEFSALEQGLDRLQKKLRKRKDQLFREREEMQAFMSSVQEGLINVSLEEKVIFFNSRFATLFLNSEKMAMGQLKLTDIFRTPDVYDSFKKVFLTGQTQKSTMKMETVLDHYHRNFLVSLTPLRKTKSNEIYGVIGVFHDITDLKKLEQVRIDFVANASHELRSPLTSVKGYVDTLKEDLKNGQLQQASTFLDIISRNVTRLIELVNDLLTLSSLESHGELQLERIVPLQITDLVVSDLSLFAKEKSQVIIIKSGVDSFFADAQKVEQILKNLIMNAIKYIPHNKKIQVIWEKDVEGNTLLRVIDDGPGIQQEHHDRLFERFYRVDKGRSRDQGGTGLGLAIVKHIMISHNGKVELKSQLGQGSEFICTFPPL